A stretch of the Oceanicola sp. D3 genome encodes the following:
- a CDS encoding glycosyltransferase, producing MTQPLLIIAAGGTGGHMFPAQALAEAMLARGWRVKLSTDARGSRYTGGFPEAVEIEVLSSATFARGGVLAKLAVPFRIAGGTISAAVKMMRDKPAVVVGFGGYPSIPALAAATLLNRPRAIHEQNGVLGRVNELFAKRVHAIACGTWPTELPEGTEGHDIGNPVRAAILERAAAPYIPPGDYPMSVLVMGGSQGARILSDVVPAAIAALPEAHRQHIRVSHQARPEDEARVTEFYANAGIDATVQPFFSDVPERMAEAQLVITRAGASSVADLSVIGRPAILIPFAAATGDHQTANARGLVDAGAAILIPEKRLDPEALAAQMRTILDSPEGATQMSVAALSTGKPDATERLVALVDALAQQGTVKPTGDNSGEQV from the coding sequence ATGACGCAGCCCCTTCTCATCATCGCCGCCGGAGGCACGGGCGGGCATATGTTTCCGGCGCAGGCGCTGGCCGAGGCGATGCTGGCGCGGGGCTGGCGGGTAAAACTTTCGACCGATGCGCGCGGCAGCCGCTACACCGGGGGTTTTCCCGAGGCGGTGGAGATCGAGGTGCTTTCCTCGGCCACCTTCGCCCGGGGCGGGGTGCTGGCCAAGCTGGCGGTGCCCTTCCGCATCGCGGGCGGCACGATTTCGGCGGCGGTCAAGATGATGCGCGACAAGCCCGCCGTGGTGGTGGGCTTTGGCGGCTACCCCTCGATCCCGGCGCTGGCGGCGGCCACGCTGCTGAATCGCCCGCGCGCGATCCATGAGCAAAACGGCGTGCTGGGCCGGGTGAACGAGCTTTTCGCCAAGCGCGTTCATGCCATCGCCTGCGGCACATGGCCCACCGAACTGCCCGAGGGCACCGAGGGGCATGACATTGGCAACCCGGTGCGCGCCGCCATTCTGGAACGGGCCGCTGCGCCCTATATTCCGCCGGGCGATTACCCGATGTCGGTGCTGGTCATGGGCGGCAGTCAGGGTGCGCGCATCCTTTCGGATGTGGTGCCCGCCGCCATTGCCGCGCTGCCGGAGGCGCATCGCCAGCACATCCGCGTGAGCCATCAGGCGCGGCCCGAAGATGAGGCGCGTGTCACCGAGTTTTACGCAAACGCCGGAATCGATGCCACGGTGCAGCCGTTCTTTTCGGACGTTCCCGAGCGCATGGCCGAGGCGCAGCTGGTGATCACCCGCGCCGGAGCCTCCTCGGTGGCCGACCTCTCGGTTATCGGGCGCCCGGCCATCCTGATCCCCTTTGCCGCCGCAACCGGCGACCACCAGACGGCCAACGCACGCGGGCTAGTTGACGCGGGGGCGGCCATTCTGATCCCCGAGAAACGGCTTGACCCGGAAGCCCTCGCGGCGCAAATGCGCACAATTCTCGACAGCCCCGAAGGGGCAACGCAGATGTCTGTCGCGGCGCTCTCCACGGGCAAGCCGGATGCGACGGAACGGCTGGTGGCGCTGGTGGATGCACTGGCGCAGCAAGGAACGGTGAAACCGACCGGAGACAACTCTGGCGAGCAGGTATGA
- the murC gene encoding UDP-N-acetylmuramate--L-alanine ligase, whose product MQGVTKLPTQLGAIHFVGIGGIGMSGIAEVLLNFGYQVQGSDLKKSKITARLESLGATIFEGQAAENLENAEVIVISSAIKPGNPELDAARARGLPVVRRAEMLAELMRLKSNIAVAGTHGKTTTTTMVAALLDEGGIDPTVINGGIIHAYGSNARMGQGEWMVVEADESDGTFNRLPATIAIVTNIDPEHMEHWGTEEALHQGFLDFVSNIPFYGLAVCCTDDADVQALVGRVTDRRVVTYGFNAQADVRAVNLTYKAGVAHFDIKLQAEDAVIEGCTLPMPGDHNVSNALSAVAVARHLGMKAEEIKSALANFGGVNRRFTRVGVVDGVTIIDDYGHHPVEIAAVLKAARQATEGRVIAVHQPHRYSRLSGLFDDFCACFNEADVVAIAEVYAAGEDPIPGASRDDLVNGLIAHGHRHARAILSEDDLVRLVREQGREGDMVVCLGAGTISAWANNLPERLKG is encoded by the coding sequence ATGCAGGGTGTAACCAAACTCCCGACGCAGCTTGGGGCAATCCACTTCGTCGGCATCGGCGGCATCGGCATGTCGGGCATTGCCGAGGTGCTGCTGAATTTCGGCTACCAGGTGCAGGGCTCTGACCTGAAGAAAAGCAAGATCACCGCGCGGCTGGAAAGCCTTGGCGCGACGATATTTGAGGGGCAGGCCGCCGAGAACCTCGAAAACGCCGAGGTCATCGTGATTTCATCGGCCATCAAGCCGGGCAACCCAGAGCTTGACGCCGCCCGCGCGCGTGGCCTGCCGGTGGTGCGCCGCGCCGAGATGCTGGCCGAGCTGATGCGGCTGAAGTCCAACATCGCGGTGGCCGGCACCCACGGCAAGACGACGACAACCACGATGGTCGCCGCCCTGCTCGACGAGGGCGGGATCGACCCGACGGTGATCAACGGCGGCATCATCCATGCCTATGGCTCCAACGCCCGGATGGGGCAGGGCGAGTGGATGGTGGTGGAGGCCGACGAGAGCGACGGCACCTTCAACCGCCTGCCCGCCACCATCGCCATCGTCACCAACATCGACCCCGAGCACATGGAGCATTGGGGCACCGAGGAGGCGCTGCATCAGGGTTTTCTCGATTTCGTGTCGAACATTCCCTTCTACGGCCTCGCCGTCTGCTGCACCGATGACGCCGATGTGCAGGCTCTTGTGGGCCGCGTTACCGACCGCCGCGTCGTGACCTATGGCTTCAACGCCCAGGCCGACGTGCGCGCGGTGAACCTCACCTACAAGGCGGGCGTGGCGCATTTTGACATCAAGCTGCAAGCCGAGGATGCGGTGATCGAGGGCTGCACCCTGCCGATGCCGGGCGACCATAACGTGTCCAACGCGCTCTCGGCGGTGGCCGTGGCCCGCCACCTCGGCATGAAGGCCGAAGAGATCAAATCGGCACTGGCCAACTTCGGCGGGGTGAACCGTCGCTTCACCCGCGTGGGCGTGGTCGATGGCGTGACCATCATCGATGATTACGGCCACCACCCGGTGGAGATCGCCGCCGTGCTCAAGGCCGCGCGTCAGGCCACCGAGGGCCGGGTGATTGCCGTGCACCAGCCGCACCGCTACTCGCGCCTGTCGGGCCTGTTCGACGATTTTTGCGCCTGCTTCAACGAGGCCGATGTGGTGGCGATTGCCGAGGTCTATGCCGCTGGCGAAGATCCGATCCCCGGGGCCTCCCGCGATGACCTTGTGAACGGGCTCATCGCCCACGGCCACCGCCACGCCCGCGCGATCCTCTCCGAGGATGACCTTGTGCGGCTTGTGCGCGAGCAGGGCCGCGAGGGCGATATGGTTGTCTGCCTCGGGGCGGGCACGATCTCGGCTTGGGCGAACAACCTGCCTGAGAGGCTCAAGGGCTGA
- the paaC gene encoding 1,2-phenylacetyl-CoA epoxidase subunit PaaC translates to MLDAGFDPVEALALRMGDNALILGHRVSEWCGHAPVLEEDIALANIALDLIGQAQLWLGLAGEARGKSADELAFLRDVWDFRCLLLVEQPNGDFGRTVMRQFLFDAWHVEMLRGLSGSSEPRVSEIAQKALREVEYHLERSSAQVVALGDGTEESHTRMQAALDWLWPWAGEALVADPVDAALAEAGIAPAPEALRPAWDATLRRVLGEATLTLPESDFAHRGGKDGKRHSEALGHLLCEMQWLQRAYPGAAW, encoded by the coding sequence ATGCTGGATGCGGGCTTTGATCCGGTCGAGGCGCTGGCGCTGCGGATGGGAGACAATGCGCTGATCCTCGGCCATCGCGTCTCCGAGTGGTGCGGCCATGCGCCGGTGCTGGAGGAGGATATTGCGCTGGCCAACATCGCGCTCGACCTGATCGGGCAGGCGCAGCTCTGGCTGGGGCTGGCGGGAGAGGCGAGGGGCAAGAGCGCGGATGAGCTGGCATTTTTGCGCGACGTCTGGGACTTCCGCTGCCTGCTGCTGGTGGAGCAGCCGAACGGGGATTTCGGGCGCACGGTGATGCGGCAGTTTCTGTTCGACGCGTGGCATGTGGAGATGCTGCGGGGGCTTTCCGGCTCGTCGGAGCCACGGGTTTCGGAGATTGCACAGAAGGCGCTGCGGGAGGTGGAGTATCACCTTGAGCGGTCCTCGGCGCAGGTGGTTGCGCTGGGCGATGGCACCGAGGAAAGCCACACCCGGATGCAGGCGGCGCTGGATTGGCTCTGGCCCTGGGCGGGCGAGGCGCTGGTGGCCGATCCGGTGGATGCGGCGCTGGCGGAGGCCGGCATTGCGCCTGCGCCCGAGGCCCTGCGGCCGGCCTGGGACGCGACGCTTCGGCGGGTGCTGGGCGAGGCGACGCTCACGCTGCCGGAGAGCGACTTTGCCCATCGGGGCGGCAAGGACGGCAAGCGACATTCGGAGGCCTTGGGGCATTTGCTGTGCGAGATGCAGTGGCTCCAGCGCGCCTATCCGGGGGCGGCGTGGTGA
- the ftsW gene encoding putative lipid II flippase FtsW encodes MTEMVFGTAPVRTGEPVLPRWWRTIDKWSMSCILLLFGVGLLLGLAASPPLAARNGLDPFYYVQRQAFFGGLSLVVMFAFSMMNPSLVRRLAVLGFFVSFVAILLLPFFGTDFGKGATRWFSLGFASLQPSEFLKPGFVVLAAWLMAASQQVAGPPGKSFSFILAVTIVMLLALQPDFGQACLILFAWAVMYFVAGAPITILVVVAGLVVVGGITAYEGSEHFARRIDGFLSPDLDPRTQLGYATNAIIEGGFFGVGVGEGQVKWSLPDAHTDFIIAVAAEEYGLVLVLFIILLYSTIVVRSLLRLMRERDPFIRLAGTGLACMFGVQAMINMGVAVRLLPAKGMTLPFVSYGGSSMIAGGILVGMLLAFTRTRPQGQIGDILLRRSA; translated from the coding sequence ATGACAGAGATGGTTTTTGGCACGGCCCCCGTTCGCACGGGCGAGCCGGTGCTTCCCCGGTGGTGGCGGACGATCGACAAGTGGTCGATGTCCTGCATCCTGCTGCTCTTCGGCGTGGGGCTGTTGCTTGGCCTTGCGGCCTCGCCGCCGCTCGCGGCGCGCAACGGGCTCGATCCCTTCTATTACGTGCAGCGTCAGGCCTTCTTTGGCGGGCTCTCGCTGGTGGTGATGTTCGCCTTCTCGATGATGAACCCCTCGCTGGTGCGCCGCCTTGCGGTGCTTGGCTTTTTCGTCAGCTTCGTGGCGATCCTGCTGCTGCCGTTCTTCGGCACCGACTTCGGCAAGGGGGCGACCCGCTGGTTCTCGCTTGGCTTTGCCTCGCTTCAGCCGTCGGAATTTCTCAAGCCGGGCTTCGTGGTGCTCGCCGCATGGCTGATGGCCGCCTCCCAGCAGGTGGCGGGGCCGCCGGGCAAGAGCTTCTCCTTTATCCTCGCGGTCACCATCGTGATGCTGCTCGCGCTCCAGCCCGATTTTGGCCAGGCCTGCCTGATCCTCTTTGCTTGGGCGGTGATGTATTTTGTGGCCGGTGCGCCAATCACCATCCTCGTCGTCGTGGCTGGGCTCGTCGTGGTTGGAGGGATCACCGCCTATGAGGGCTCCGAGCACTTTGCCCGCCGGATTGACGGCTTCCTCTCCCCCGATCTCGATCCGCGCACCCAGCTTGGTTATGCCACCAATGCCATCATCGAAGGCGGCTTCTTTGGTGTTGGCGTGGGCGAGGGGCAGGTGAAATGGTCGCTCCCCGATGCGCATACCGACTTCATCATCGCCGTTGCAGCGGAGGAATACGGGCTGGTGCTCGTGCTCTTCATCATCCTGCTCTACTCCACCATCGTCGTGCGCTCGCTGCTGCGGCTGATGCGCGAGCGTGATCCCTTCATCCGCCTTGCCGGCACCGGGCTGGCCTGCATGTTCGGCGTGCAGGCGATGATCAACATGGGCGTTGCGGTGCGGCTCTTGCCCGCCAAGGGCATGACCTTGCCGTTTGTCTCCTACGGCGGCTCCTCGATGATTGCCGGGGGCATTCTCGTTGGCATGCTGCTGGCCTTCACCCGCACCCGCCCACAAGGGCAGATCGGCGATATCCTGCTGCGGAGGTCGGCGTGA
- a CDS encoding 2Fe-2S iron-sulfur cluster-binding protein, translating into MAQFLPLTVTDVRPTTREAVVVTLQPDDWEAFAFTQGQYLTFRQEIDGTEIRRSYSICCGVGEGLQVGIKRVEGGAFSSWANDNLKPGMRLEAMPPAGRFFVPLGEAARHYLAFAGGSGITPVLSLIRTTLAAEPASRFTLVYANRAAATVMFREELEDLKNLHMGRLQVVHVLEHDGQEVPLFSGRVDGEKVRALFAGLIEPEGVDVAFICGPEPMMLAISEALRAAGLREDQIRFELFKSDQPGRLPQRAAAAVAAGASGAEAKVTLDGVTRTLTVEPGQTVLEAGLAASMEVPFACRAGVCSTCRCRVLEGEVEMAANYALEDDEVAKGYVLSCQSHVISDRVVVSYDA; encoded by the coding sequence ATGGCCCAATTCCTCCCCCTCACCGTGACCGATGTGCGCCCCACCACCCGCGAGGCGGTGGTGGTGACGCTCCAGCCCGACGATTGGGAGGCCTTTGCCTTCACCCAAGGGCAATACCTGACCTTTCGCCAAGAAATCGACGGCACCGAGATCCGGCGCAGCTATTCGATCTGCTGTGGCGTGGGCGAGGGGTTGCAGGTGGGGATCAAGCGGGTCGAGGGCGGGGCGTTTTCGAGCTGGGCGAATGACAATTTGAAACCGGGGATGCGGCTGGAGGCGATGCCGCCTGCGGGGCGGTTTTTTGTGCCGCTGGGCGAGGCGGCGCGGCATTACCTTGCCTTCGCGGGCGGCTCGGGGATCACCCCTGTTCTGTCGCTCATCCGCACCACGCTGGCCGCCGAGCCTGCGAGCCGCTTTACGCTGGTTTATGCCAACCGAGCGGCGGCGACGGTGATGTTCCGCGAGGAGCTGGAAGACCTGAAAAACCTGCACATGGGACGGCTTCAGGTGGTGCATGTGCTGGAGCATGACGGGCAGGAGGTGCCACTGTTTTCGGGCCGGGTTGACGGCGAGAAGGTGCGCGCGCTGTTTGCCGGGCTGATCGAGCCGGAGGGCGTGGATGTGGCCTTCATCTGCGGGCCAGAGCCGATGATGCTGGCGATTTCGGAGGCCTTGCGGGCGGCGGGGCTGCGTGAAGATCAGATCCGGTTCGAGCTGTTCAAATCCGACCAGCCGGGTCGGTTGCCGCAACGCGCGGCGGCGGCTGTTGCGGCGGGGGCTAGCGGGGCGGAAGCGAAGGTGACGCTGGATGGCGTGACGCGGACGCTGACGGTGGAGCCGGGGCAGACGGTGCTGGAAGCCGGGCTTGCGGCCTCAATGGAGGTGCCGTTCGCTTGCCGCGCGGGCGTGTGCTCCACCTGCCGCTGCCGGGTGCTGGAGGGCGAGGTGGAGATGGCGGCGAATTACGCGCTGGAGGACGACGAGGTGGCCAAGGGCTATGTGCTGAGCTGCCAGAGCCATGTGATCTCTGATCGTGTGGTGGTGAGCTACGACGCCTAG
- the paaD gene encoding 1,2-phenylacetyl-CoA epoxidase subunit PaaD gives MSEAKARLSEAEAWQVLAGVPDPEIPVISLVDLGVIRGVGYEGDTLVVRVTPTYSGCPATAVINMDIETALRAAGVEHLELRRQLAPPWTTDWLSAEGRAKLETYGIAPPQPAGGPERCPRCASKNLHKISQFGSTPCKAQWRCGDCLEPFDYFKCI, from the coding sequence GTGAGCGAGGCCAAAGCGCGGCTGTCGGAGGCCGAGGCTTGGCAGGTGCTGGCGGGCGTGCCGGACCCGGAGATCCCGGTGATTTCACTGGTGGACCTCGGGGTGATCCGGGGCGTGGGCTACGAGGGCGATACGCTCGTTGTGCGTGTCACCCCGACCTATTCGGGCTGCCCGGCGACCGCCGTTATCAACATGGATATCGAAACCGCGCTGCGGGCGGCAGGGGTGGAACACCTCGAATTGCGCCGCCAACTCGCGCCGCCGTGGACGACCGATTGGCTCAGTGCCGAGGGTCGCGCCAAGCTGGAAACCTACGGCATCGCGCCGCCCCAGCCCGCGGGTGGGCCGGAGCGCTGCCCGCGTTGTGCCTCCAAAAACCTCCATAAGATCAGCCAGTTCGGCTCCACCCCCTGCAAGGCGCAGTGGCGGTGCGGCGACTGCCTCGAACCCTTCGACTACTTCAAATGTATCTGA
- the murB gene encoding UDP-N-acetylmuramate dehydrogenase: MTDLPPVRGTLTPDRPLNDLTWLRVGGPADWLFQPADLDDLQAFLAALDPAIPVFPMGVGSNLIVRDGGIRAVVIRLGRGFNGIEVEGRRVTAGAAALDAHVARKAAAAGVDLTFLRTIPGAIGGAVRMNAGCYGSYVADHLQSVDVVLRDGSRATLSPEELNLRYRQSDLPEGAVIVSATFEGAEREPATLESLMEEQLAKRDASQPTKDRTAGSTFRNPAGFSSTGKADDTHELKAWKLIDDAGQRGAREGGAVMSEKHSNFLTNADNASAADLENLGERIRKKVYETSGVTLEWEIMRVGEPAPEKAGG, encoded by the coding sequence ATGACCGATCTTCCCCCCGTCCGTGGCACGCTGACGCCCGACCGTCCTCTGAATGACCTCACATGGCTTCGCGTGGGCGGGCCTGCCGACTGGTTGTTTCAGCCTGCTGATCTCGACGATCTTCAGGCCTTTCTCGCGGCGCTCGACCCGGCGATCCCGGTCTTTCCGATGGGCGTTGGCTCCAATCTGATCGTGCGCGATGGCGGCATCCGGGCTGTTGTGATCCGGCTGGGGCGCGGGTTCAACGGGATCGAGGTGGAGGGCCGCCGGGTGACGGCGGGGGCGGCGGCGCTGGATGCGCATGTGGCGCGCAAGGCGGCGGCGGCTGGCGTCGACCTGACCTTTCTGCGCACCATTCCCGGCGCCATCGGCGGGGCGGTGCGGATGAACGCGGGCTGCTATGGCTCCTATGTCGCCGACCACCTGCAATCGGTGGATGTGGTGCTGCGCGACGGCAGCCGCGCCACGCTTTCACCGGAGGAGCTGAACCTGCGCTATCGCCAGTCTGACCTGCCCGAGGGCGCGGTGATTGTCTCGGCCACCTTCGAGGGGGCAGAGCGCGAGCCTGCCACGCTGGAGAGCCTGATGGAGGAGCAGCTGGCCAAGCGCGATGCCTCCCAACCCACGAAGGACCGCACGGCAGGCTCGACCTTCCGCAACCCCGCCGGATTTTCCTCGACCGGCAAGGCCGATGACACTCACGAGTTGAAGGCCTGGAAGCTCATTGACGACGCCGGGCAGCGCGGCGCGCGCGAGGGCGGGGCGGTGATGAGCGAGAAGCATTCCAACTTCCTTACGAACGCCGATAACGCCAGTGCTGCCGACCTGGAAAATCTCGGCGAGCGGATCCGAAAAAAGGTTTACGAAACCAGCGGTGTAACGCTAGAGTGGGAAATCATGAGGGTCGGTGAACCGGCCCCGGAAAAGGCAGGCGGCTGA
- a CDS encoding DUF6151 family protein has translation MPDPILLSCDCGKLKLAIAARPARPQGNRVICHCDSCRAFPRALGRADVLGPGDGADILQIRCDRLSIVEGREHIAALRLSPKGLARWYAACCNTPLGNTGPSPAYPFFGALTHGIADKEALGPVKARVNIPKERTLPDDLPATSGSALGVFLSIGRIMFGGWLKGAHKRHPLFPGGEPLVEPRVISLEEKAKAYA, from the coding sequence ATGCCCGACCCGATCCTGCTGAGTTGCGACTGCGGCAAGCTGAAGCTCGCCATTGCCGCCCGACCCGCCCGGCCGCAGGGCAACCGGGTGATCTGCCATTGCGACAGCTGCCGCGCCTTCCCCCGTGCCCTCGGGCGGGCGGATGTGCTGGGGCCGGGCGATGGCGCGGACATTCTGCAAATCCGCTGTGACCGGCTCTCGATCGTGGAGGGGCGCGAGCATATCGCCGCGCTGCGCCTCAGTCCCAAGGGCCTCGCCCGCTGGTATGCCGCCTGCTGCAACACCCCGCTGGGCAACACCGGCCCCTCCCCCGCCTACCCGTTCTTTGGCGCGCTGACCCATGGCATCGCCGACAAGGAGGCACTCGGGCCGGTGAAGGCGCGGGTGAACATCCCCAAGGAACGCACACTGCCCGACGATCTGCCAGCCACGAGCGGCAGCGCGCTTGGCGTGTTCCTTTCCATCGGGCGCATCATGTTTGGCGGCTGGCTGAAGGGTGCACACAAGCGGCATCCGTTGTTTCCTGGGGGCGAGCCGCTGGTGGAGCCGCGGGTGATTTCGCTGGAGGAGAAGGCCAAGGCCTATGCGTAG
- a CDS encoding APC family permease has product MTETALKRRIGPGLMTAYGVGVMVGAGIYVLIGAVAGLAGSYAPLAFLLAGLVAAPSALTYAELSARIPEAAGEAAYVARAFGTTVLPVAIGLAIVLAGTVSGAAVLRGGVGYLTALVSVTPLWAIIGLGVALTLVAIAGVLESLTLAALFTVIEVAGLLLVSGAGFLAEPVVVTAAETTPGSMAVLAATALAFFAFIGFEDVVNMAEEARDPTRTMPRAIIASLLITAALYAMVSFAALRAVPPGDLAASSRPLALVWERATGQNAGFLAAIAVLAALNGVLAQLVMAARVLFGLGRRARIFAPFTHAHPRFGTPVLATLTCGAALIGAALALPVADLAEIAAMVLLAIFAAVNTSLIFIKLQSPSAPFRVPMAVPVLGLVAALAALALSLAERIAS; this is encoded by the coding sequence ATGACTGAAACCGCGCTCAAACGCCGGATCGGGCCGGGGCTGATGACCGCCTATGGCGTTGGCGTCATGGTGGGGGCGGGAATCTACGTGCTGATCGGCGCGGTCGCCGGGCTGGCGGGCAGCTATGCGCCGCTGGCCTTTTTGCTGGCCGGGCTGGTCGCCGCGCCCTCGGCGCTGACCTATGCCGAGCTGTCGGCGCGCATCCCCGAAGCGGCAGGCGAGGCGGCCTATGTGGCGCGGGCCTTTGGCACCACAGTGCTGCCGGTGGCGATTGGGCTGGCGATTGTGCTGGCGGGCACGGTCTCGGGCGCGGCGGTGCTGCGCGGCGGGGTCGGCTACCTGACGGCGCTTGTCTCTGTCACCCCGCTCTGGGCGATCATCGGCCTTGGTGTGGCGCTGACGCTGGTGGCCATCGCGGGGGTGTTGGAAAGCCTCACGCTGGCCGCGCTCTTCACGGTCATCGAAGTGGCGGGGCTGCTGCTGGTCTCCGGTGCGGGCTTTCTGGCCGAGCCGGTGGTGGTCACCGCCGCCGAAACGACGCCGGGCTCGATGGCGGTGCTCGCGGCCACGGCGCTGGCCTTCTTTGCCTTCATCGGCTTCGAGGATGTGGTGAACATGGCTGAGGAGGCGCGCGACCCGACCCGCACCATGCCCCGCGCCATCATCGCCTCGCTGCTCATCACCGCCGCGCTCTATGCAATGGTCAGCTTCGCGGCCCTGCGCGCCGTGCCGCCGGGCGATCTTGCCGCCTCCTCGCGCCCCCTTGCGCTGGTCTGGGAGCGGGCGACGGGCCAGAACGCGGGCTTTCTGGCAGCCATCGCGGTGCTTGCTGCGCTGAATGGCGTTCTGGCACAGCTTGTCATGGCCGCCCGCGTGCTCTTTGGTCTTGGCCGCCGCGCCCGTATCTTCGCGCCCTTCACCCATGCCCACCCGCGGTTTGGCACGCCTGTTCTGGCAACGCTCACCTGCGGCGCGGCGCTGATCGGCGCGGCGCTGGCCCTGCCGGTGGCCGATCTGGCCGAAATCGCCGCGATGGTGCTGCTGGCCATTTTCGCCGCCGTTAACACATCGCTCATCTTTATTAAGCTACAGTCGCCATCAGCGCCCTTCCGCGTTCCGATGGCGGTGCCCGTGCTGGGGCTGGTCGCGGCGCTGGCGGCGCTCGCCCTGTCGCTGGCCGAAAGGATTGCCTCATGA
- a CDS encoding DUF2484 family protein: MTPSLICFFAWALAANLAAMIPSRDNHWTRAYVLIALGIPLLGWVTYENGPFIGLACMAAGVSVLRWPVVYLWRWLKGARRKADG; encoded by the coding sequence ATGACCCCGTCGCTCATCTGCTTCTTCGCCTGGGCCCTGGCCGCCAACCTCGCCGCGATGATCCCCTCGCGTGACAACCACTGGACACGCGCCTATGTGCTCATCGCTCTTGGCATCCCGCTGCTCGGCTGGGTGACCTATGAGAACGGCCCGTTCATCGGGCTGGCCTGCATGGCGGCAGGCGTCTCGGTGCTGCGCTGGCCGGTGGTGTATCTCTGGCGCTGGCTCAAGGGCGCGCGGCGCAAGGCAGACGGCTGA
- a CDS encoding DUF2484 family protein, whose protein sequence is MSLLLVAAILWVFAASATAFLPMRWQLVPGLALIAGAFVLIGLLFAEYGPVPGVVAIAVFVSFFRRPLGHLIRKFTGKTRA, encoded by the coding sequence ATGAGCCTGCTTCTGGTCGCCGCGATCCTCTGGGTGTTTGCCGCCAGCGCCACGGCCTTCCTGCCGATGCGCTGGCAACTCGTGCCCGGGCTGGCGCTGATTGCAGGGGCCTTTGTGCTGATCGGCCTGCTGTTCGCCGAATACGGCCCGGTTCCGGGCGTCGTCGCGATTGCCGTTTTTGTGTCTTTCTTCCGCCGCCCGCTGGGGCACCTGATCCGCAAATTCACCGGGAAAACCCGCGCATGA
- a CDS encoding cytochrome-c peroxidase: MRSLALALLLPMAATAQDFPSPLTDADFIAVDEAEARLGQLLFYDPILSGNRNISCATCHHPRFATSDGLSLGMGEGGTGLGPERVANPANYPDEFIPRNAPALFNLGAHQFTVLFHDGRIEVDPARKSGFRTPMGEDMEVGFSGILSAQTMFPVLSADEMAGHVKENDIAKATRSGRITGPGGAWDIIARRVEGAGDYQARFEAVYPEVAAGRPLHFTDISNAIAAFMAFEWRADNAPFDAFLRGDEAALSAEALEGARLFYGEAGCATCHAGALQTDHDFHAMGVPQIGPGKRLAFETHHRDTGRMGVTGHAEDAYAFRTPSLRNVVATAPYGHSGAYADLREFVQAHAAPRAALAAYDGTPARLAALEHDALAPLQDAADRAALKAAIEVEDAPLSDAETDAIMAFLESLTDQPAIDGRLGVPETVPSGLPVDK; encoded by the coding sequence ATGCGTAGCCTTGCGCTCGCCCTCCTGCTGCCGATGGCCGCCACGGCGCAAGACTTCCCCTCGCCGCTCACCGATGCCGATTTCATCGCGGTGGACGAGGCCGAGGCGCGGCTCGGGCAGCTGCTGTTTTACGATCCGATCCTTTCAGGCAACCGCAACATCTCCTGCGCCACCTGCCACCACCCGCGCTTTGCCACCTCCGACGGGCTCAGCCTTGGCATGGGCGAGGGTGGCACCGGCCTTGGCCCCGAGCGGGTGGCGAACCCGGCGAATTACCCCGACGAGTTCATCCCCCGCAACGCCCCGGCCCTGTTCAACCTCGGTGCGCACCAGTTCACCGTGCTCTTCCACGATGGCCGGATCGAGGTGGACCCGGCCCGCAAATCCGGCTTCCGCACGCCGATGGGCGAAGACATGGAGGTGGGCTTTTCGGGGATCCTCTCGGCGCAAACCATGTTCCCGGTGCTCTCGGCTGACGAGATGGCGGGCCATGTGAAGGAGAACGACATCGCCAAGGCCACCCGCTCGGGGCGGATCACCGGGCCGGGCGGCGCGTGGGATATCATCGCCCGCCGGGTCGAGGGCGCGGGCGACTACCAGGCGCGGTTCGAGGCGGTCTACCCCGAGGTTGCCGCAGGCCGCCCGCTGCATTTCACCGATATCTCCAACGCCATCGCCGCCTTCATGGCCTTTGAGTGGCGGGCCGACAACGCGCCGTTTGATGCCTTCCTGCGCGGCGACGAGGCCGCACTCTCGGCAGAGGCGCTGGAAGGCGCGCGGCTGTTTTACGGCGAGGCGGGCTGCGCCACCTGCCACGCGGGCGCGCTGCAAACCGACCACGACTTCCACGCCATGGGCGTGCCCCAGATCGGCCCCGGCAAGCGGCTGGCATTTGAGACCCACCACCGCGACACGGGCCGCATGGGGGTAACGGGCCATGCCGAAGATGCCTATGCTTTCCGCACGCCTTCCCTGCGCAACGTGGTTGCCACCGCGCCCTACGGCCACTCCGGTGCCTATGCCGATCTGCGCGAATTTGTGCAGGCCCACGCCGCCCCCCGCGCCGCGCTCGCCGCCTATGACGGCACCCCCGCAAGGCTCGCCGCGCTGGAGCATGACGCCCTCGCCCCGCTGCAAGACGCCGCCGACCGCGCCGCGCTGAAAGCCGCGATTGAGGTGGAGGACGCACCGCTGTCAGACGCTGAGACAGATGCGATCATGGCCTTCCTCGAAAGCCTCACCGACCAGCCCGCCATTGATGGCCGCCTCGGCGTGCCCGAGACCGTTCCCAGCGGTTTGCCCGTCGACAAGTAG